One genomic window of Azospirillum sp. TSH58 includes the following:
- a CDS encoding pitrilysin family protein yields the protein MSIRVTTLPNGLRVATDTMPGVQSVSLGCWVGVGTRNESASVNGVAHLVEHMLFKGTERRSAFRISEEIENVGGQLNAYTTREQTAYYAKVLHEDKALALDLIADMLQNSVLDSDELARERTVVLQEIGQAADTPDDIIFDHFQSTAYPGQALGRPVLGAAEIVGALSRPALVDYIDGHYGAPGIVLAAAGRLEHDRLVDMALSAFDGLSSRPAPESEDARYTGGDFREARDLEQMHLVLGFDGVGVHDPDYYAHSVMSTLLGGGMSSRLFQEVREKRGLVYSIYTFSGAYRDGGLFGVYAGTGEDEVAELVPVVCDELMRVTEDVTDEEVARAAAQLRAGTLMALESSMSRCEQLGQQLLVYGRPVPVEEIVEKIGAVDREAIVRVAKRLRESRPTVAALGPIGRLEEYDRIAARFR from the coding sequence ATGAGCATCCGCGTGACCACGCTGCCGAACGGGCTGCGCGTCGCCACCGACACGATGCCCGGCGTGCAGTCGGTCTCGCTCGGCTGCTGGGTCGGGGTCGGCACGCGCAACGAGTCCGCGAGCGTCAACGGCGTGGCGCATCTCGTCGAGCACATGCTGTTCAAGGGCACCGAACGGCGTTCCGCCTTCCGCATCTCCGAGGAGATCGAGAATGTCGGCGGCCAGCTCAACGCCTACACGACGCGCGAGCAGACGGCCTATTACGCCAAGGTCCTGCACGAGGACAAGGCGCTGGCGCTCGACCTCATCGCCGACATGCTCCAGAACTCCGTCCTCGACAGCGATGAGCTGGCGCGCGAGCGCACGGTGGTGCTTCAGGAGATCGGCCAGGCCGCCGATACCCCCGACGACATCATCTTCGACCATTTCCAGTCCACCGCCTATCCGGGGCAGGCGCTGGGCCGGCCGGTGCTGGGGGCGGCGGAGATCGTCGGCGCCCTGTCGCGGCCGGCGCTGGTCGACTACATCGACGGCCATTACGGCGCACCGGGCATCGTCCTGGCCGCCGCCGGGCGGCTGGAGCACGACCGGCTCGTCGACATGGCCCTGTCGGCCTTCGACGGCCTGTCCTCCCGCCCGGCGCCGGAGTCCGAGGACGCGCGCTACACCGGGGGCGACTTCCGCGAGGCGCGGGACCTGGAGCAGATGCACCTCGTCCTCGGCTTCGACGGGGTGGGGGTGCACGACCCGGACTACTACGCCCATTCGGTGATGTCGACGCTGCTTGGCGGCGGCATGTCCTCCCGCCTCTTCCAGGAGGTGCGGGAGAAGCGCGGGCTGGTCTATTCCATCTACACCTTCTCCGGCGCCTACCGCGACGGCGGGCTGTTCGGCGTCTACGCCGGCACCGGCGAGGACGAGGTGGCGGAACTGGTCCCGGTCGTCTGCGACGAGCTGATGCGGGTGACCGAGGACGTGACCGACGAGGAGGTGGCCCGTGCCGCCGCCCAGCTCCGGGCCGGGACGCTGATGGCGCTGGAAAGCTCCATGTCGCGCTGCGAGCAACTCGGCCAGCAGCTTCTGGTCTACGGGCGCCCGGTGCCGGTGGAGGAGATCGTCGAGAAGATCGGGGCGGTCGACCGCGAGGCCATCGTCCGCGTCGCCAAACGCCTGCGCGAAAGCCGCCCCACCGTGGCCGCGCTCGGCCCGATCGGGCGGCTGGAGGAGTATGACCGCATCGCCGCGCGGTTCCGGTAG
- a CDS encoding peroxiredoxin, with protein MTIQVGEAIPSVTLKHLTDNGMQDITTDALFKGKTVVLFSVPGAFTPTCSAKHLPGFVQKAEDLKAKGVDDIVCLAVNDPFVMRAWGEKNGVGGKVTMLPDGNAALTQALGLTMDGTGYGLGLRGQRFALVAKDGKVTHLAVEKPGQFEVSSADAVLGVL; from the coding sequence ATGACCATTCAAGTGGGCGAGGCCATCCCGTCCGTCACGCTGAAGCATCTGACCGACAACGGGATGCAGGACATCACCACCGACGCGCTGTTCAAGGGCAAGACGGTGGTGCTGTTCTCCGTGCCGGGCGCCTTCACCCCGACCTGCTCCGCCAAGCATCTGCCGGGCTTCGTCCAGAAGGCCGAGGACCTGAAGGCCAAGGGCGTGGACGACATCGTCTGCCTCGCCGTCAACGACCCCTTCGTGATGCGCGCCTGGGGTGAGAAGAACGGGGTCGGCGGCAAGGTCACCATGCTGCCGGACGGCAACGCCGCGCTGACCCAGGCGCTGGGCCTGACGATGGACGGCACGGGCTACGGCCTCGGCCTGCGCGGCCAGCGCTTCGCCCTGGTCGCCAAGGACGGCAAGGTCACCCACCTCGCCGTGGAGAAGCCGGGCCAGTTCGAGGTGTCCTCGGCGGACGCGGTGCTGGGGGTGTTGTAA
- the rnhA gene encoding ribonuclease HI: MTDSTDTNGGEKSAPKTVDIFTDGACSGNPGPGGWGAILRYNGVEKELYGGEPATTNNRMELMAAIQALEALKRPMEVRLYTDSEYVKNGITQWIHGWKARGWKTADKKPVKNEDLWRRLDEAKRQHRIEFHWVRGHAGHPENERADALARQGVADVRQAARG; encoded by the coding sequence ATGACGGACAGCACGGACACCAACGGCGGTGAGAAAAGCGCGCCGAAGACCGTCGACATCTTCACCGACGGCGCGTGCAGCGGCAACCCCGGCCCCGGCGGCTGGGGCGCCATCCTGCGCTACAATGGGGTGGAGAAGGAGCTGTACGGCGGCGAGCCGGCGACCACCAACAACCGCATGGAGCTGATGGCCGCCATCCAGGCGCTGGAAGCGCTGAAGCGGCCCATGGAGGTGCGGCTCTACACCGACAGCGAGTATGTGAAGAACGGCATCACCCAGTGGATTCACGGCTGGAAGGCCCGTGGCTGGAAGACCGCCGACAAGAAGCCGGTGAAGAACGAGGATTTGTGGCGCCGCCTGGACGAGGCGAAGCGGCAGCACCGCATCGAGTTCCACTGGGTCCGCGGCCACGCCGGCCATCCGGAGAACGAGCGGGCCGACGCGCTGGCCCGCCAGGGCGTCGCCGACGTCCGGCAGGCCGCGCGGGGCTGA
- a CDS encoding Uma2 family endonuclease produces the protein MGAPAIQKPAIQKMDIDEFLAWADRQEPDTRYELVGGRPRAMSPCSQAHSRLTAAIIIAIGMRLRPPCRVLTETAIERDDRADRFYEADIAVTCSPHQPGQRSTPNPVLVVEILSESTASHDRGTKVPDYMQIPSVQEVLLVDSRAVRAQLWRRDGRRWIVEDFTDDATLPLASIGAELPLAALYDGIAL, from the coding sequence ATGGGCGCGCCCGCCATCCAGAAGCCGGCTATCCAGAAGATGGACATCGACGAATTCCTCGCCTGGGCCGACCGGCAGGAGCCGGATACGCGCTATGAGCTGGTCGGCGGGCGACCGCGGGCGATGAGCCCTTGCAGCCAGGCGCACAGCCGACTGACGGCGGCGATCATCATCGCTATCGGCATGCGTCTCCGCCCACCCTGTCGAGTCTTGACGGAAACGGCCATCGAACGCGACGACCGCGCCGACCGCTTCTACGAGGCCGACATCGCCGTCACCTGCTCGCCCCACCAGCCCGGCCAGCGCTCGACGCCGAATCCGGTGCTGGTGGTCGAGATTTTGTCGGAGAGCACGGCCAGCCACGACCGCGGCACCAAGGTGCCCGACTACATGCAGATCCCCTCGGTGCAGGAGGTTCTGCTGGTGGACAGCCGCGCCGTCCGGGCGCAGCTCTGGCGCCGCGACGGGCGGCGCTGGATCGTCGAGGATTTCACCGACGACGCCACCCTTCCGCTGGCCTCCATCGGGGCGGAGCTTCCCCTGGCGGCGCTTTACGACGGCATCGCCCTGTGA
- a CDS encoding AMP-binding protein, protein MYPHLRNEARWVLPEVLAHQAAERGGKTFVTMIGGKEKDGESLTYAEAQEQAARVAGFFAGLGVKPGDTVAVMLPNGLDFVRVWLGLGRLGAVMVALNTELKGGFLEHQLENAGAALAVVDAALADRITDIAPRLTALRGLVVPGAVAGSPHTALEGWRGAAPYDGPLPRAGDDACIMYTSGTTGLSKGVLMPHGHGFLFGLGSIDNFALTDEDRFYICLPLFHANGLYMQLYAAMISGGSAVLRERFSASAWLDDIRRHGCTVTNSLGAVTAFVVAQPPRPDDRDHPLRLVGAAPNPADTERVLRERFGVRDVISLYGMTEVNIPLYAEMGKPRPGTCGKVYDRYFEVEIRDPQTDIPVPRGQVGEVMVRPKAAFGFLSGYHRMPDKTVEAWRNLWFHTGDAAVMDAEGYVTFVDRIKDCIRRRGENVSSYEVETVLSRLEGVAEVAAYAVPAGIPGAEDEIMVALVAAPGAALTPEAVAAFAERELPRYAQPRYIDIVDAFPKTPTAKVQKAKLRERGVADTTWDRTKVG, encoded by the coding sequence ATGTATCCGCATTTGCGGAACGAAGCCCGCTGGGTGCTGCCCGAGGTGCTGGCCCATCAGGCCGCCGAACGCGGCGGCAAGACCTTCGTCACGATGATCGGCGGCAAGGAGAAGGACGGCGAGTCCCTGACCTACGCCGAGGCGCAGGAGCAGGCTGCCCGCGTCGCCGGATTCTTTGCCGGGCTGGGCGTGAAGCCGGGCGACACGGTGGCGGTGATGCTGCCGAACGGGTTGGATTTCGTGCGCGTGTGGCTGGGGCTGGGGCGGCTGGGCGCCGTCATGGTCGCTCTGAACACGGAGCTGAAGGGCGGCTTCCTGGAGCACCAGCTGGAGAACGCCGGGGCCGCCCTGGCGGTGGTCGACGCCGCCCTGGCCGACCGCATCACCGACATCGCACCCCGCCTGACCGCCCTGCGTGGGCTGGTGGTGCCCGGCGCCGTGGCCGGATCGCCGCACACCGCGCTGGAAGGCTGGCGCGGCGCCGCCCCCTACGACGGCCCCCTGCCCCGCGCCGGCGACGACGCCTGCATCATGTACACGTCGGGCACCACCGGCCTGTCGAAGGGTGTGCTGATGCCGCACGGCCACGGCTTTCTGTTCGGGCTGGGCTCCATCGACAATTTCGCGCTGACCGACGAGGACCGCTTCTACATCTGCCTGCCGCTGTTCCACGCCAACGGGCTCTACATGCAGCTCTACGCCGCGATGATCTCCGGCGGGTCGGCGGTGCTGCGCGAGCGGTTCAGCGCGTCCGCGTGGCTCGACGACATCCGGCGCCACGGCTGCACGGTGACCAACTCGCTGGGCGCCGTCACCGCCTTCGTGGTGGCCCAGCCGCCGCGCCCGGACGACCGGGACCATCCCCTGCGCCTCGTCGGCGCCGCCCCCAACCCGGCGGACACCGAGCGGGTGCTGCGCGAGCGCTTCGGCGTGCGCGACGTCATCAGCCTCTACGGCATGACCGAGGTGAACATCCCGCTCTACGCCGAGATGGGCAAGCCGCGCCCCGGCACCTGCGGCAAGGTCTACGACCGCTATTTCGAGGTGGAGATCCGCGACCCGCAGACGGACATCCCGGTGCCGCGCGGCCAGGTCGGCGAGGTCATGGTGCGCCCGAAGGCGGCCTTCGGCTTCCTGTCCGGCTATCACCGGATGCCCGACAAGACGGTGGAGGCGTGGCGGAACCTGTGGTTCCACACGGGCGACGCGGCGGTGATGGACGCGGAGGGCTATGTCACCTTCGTCGACCGCATCAAAGACTGCATCCGCCGCCGCGGCGAGAACGTCTCGTCCTACGAGGTGGAGACGGTGCTGTCGCGGCTGGAGGGCGTCGCGGAGGTCGCGGCCTACGCCGTGCCGGCGGGCATTCCGGGGGCGGAGGACGAGATCATGGTCGCCCTGGTCGCGGCACCCGGCGCCGCCCTGACGCCGGAGGCCGTGGCGGCCTTCGCCGAGCGCGAACTGCCGCGCTACGCCCAGCCGCGCTACATCGACATCGTGGACGCCTTCCCCAAGACGCCGACCGCCAAGGTGCAGAAGGCGAAGCTGCGGGAACGCGGCGTGGCCGACACCACCTGGGACCGCACGAAGGTGGGGTGA
- a CDS encoding protein-disulfide reductase DsbD: MKRFVPFLLAILALAAPGMGRAETGAWVKSGPVEARLVASVQGVGDLAKIPLGLEVRLEPGWKTYWRTPGDAGFAPRLDWSESRNLKATELIYPAPHRFTVLGFETAGYDAEVLFPIAATPAEPGKPLDLALKAELLVCSTICVPEMVALSLSIPEGPAAPGPSANDIARAQSLVPGDGRASGLTVTAVRGQGAALEVEVTAREPMVAPDVFVETDPPVTFAAPKPQFLDGDRRAILRLDATDPTPGLDLAGRAMTLTVVDGNRSVEAPATAAAGLGGGAGAAPAGLLAMLGVALLGGLILNLMPCVLPVLSLKLLSIVQHGGRAPAAVRAGFLASAAGILTSFLILAGALVAVKAAGGAVGWGIQFQQPLFLVFMVVLVTLFAANLWGLFELPLPRAIADRMGGPEGQGLGGQFVTGAFATLLATPCSAPFLGTAVGFALARGALEVFAIFAALGVGLALPYLLIAAFPRAARLLPRPGRWMVALRRVLGGALALTALWLLSVLVVQVGEVPALAVAVLMGGLVASLWLGRRLAETARWAGAALAGLLAVVAFAVPAVFGPSAGAAPVAESAAARWTVFDEAAIREQVAAGRIVFVDVTADWCITCQANKKLVLNRGTVAQRLEDAGTVTAMRADWTRPDESIARYLARHGRYGIPFNIVYGPGAPEGIALPELLTEGAVLDALDRASGKIKS, translated from the coding sequence ATGAAAAGGTTTGTTCCATTCCTGCTCGCCATCCTGGCCTTGGCCGCACCCGGAATGGGGAGGGCGGAGACCGGCGCCTGGGTCAAGTCCGGCCCGGTGGAGGCCCGGCTCGTCGCGTCGGTGCAGGGGGTGGGCGATCTCGCCAAAATCCCGCTGGGCCTGGAGGTCCGGCTGGAGCCCGGCTGGAAGACCTACTGGCGCACCCCCGGCGACGCCGGATTCGCGCCGCGGCTGGACTGGTCGGAGTCGCGCAACCTCAAGGCGACGGAGCTGATCTACCCGGCGCCGCACCGCTTCACCGTGCTGGGCTTCGAGACGGCGGGCTACGACGCGGAAGTGCTGTTCCCCATCGCCGCCACTCCGGCGGAGCCGGGCAAGCCGCTGGACCTCGCGCTGAAGGCGGAACTGCTGGTCTGCTCGACCATCTGCGTGCCGGAGATGGTGGCACTCTCCCTGTCCATCCCCGAGGGACCGGCGGCGCCGGGGCCGTCGGCCAACGACATTGCCCGCGCCCAGTCCCTGGTGCCCGGCGACGGGCGGGCCTCCGGCCTGACCGTCACGGCGGTGCGCGGCCAGGGCGCCGCGCTGGAGGTCGAGGTGACCGCCCGCGAGCCGATGGTCGCCCCCGACGTGTTCGTGGAGACCGACCCGCCGGTGACCTTCGCCGCGCCCAAGCCCCAGTTCCTCGACGGCGACCGGCGGGCGATCCTGCGGCTGGACGCGACCGACCCGACGCCCGGCCTCGACCTCGCCGGGCGGGCGATGACGCTGACGGTGGTGGACGGCAACCGGTCGGTGGAGGCTCCGGCGACCGCCGCGGCCGGGCTGGGCGGAGGCGCCGGGGCGGCTCCGGCGGGGCTGCTGGCCATGCTGGGCGTCGCCCTGCTGGGCGGGCTGATCCTGAACCTGATGCCCTGCGTGCTGCCGGTGCTGTCGCTGAAGCTGTTGTCCATCGTCCAGCATGGTGGACGGGCGCCCGCGGCGGTGCGCGCGGGTTTCCTGGCCTCGGCGGCGGGCATCCTGACCTCCTTCCTGATCCTCGCCGGGGCGCTGGTCGCGGTGAAGGCGGCGGGTGGTGCGGTGGGCTGGGGCATCCAGTTCCAGCAGCCGCTGTTCCTCGTCTTCATGGTCGTCCTGGTGACCCTGTTCGCCGCCAACCTGTGGGGCCTGTTCGAGCTTCCGCTGCCGCGCGCCATCGCCGACCGGATGGGCGGGCCGGAGGGACAAGGATTGGGTGGACAGTTCGTCACCGGCGCCTTCGCCACGCTGCTCGCCACGCCCTGCTCCGCGCCCTTCCTGGGGACGGCGGTGGGCTTCGCCCTGGCCCGCGGGGCGCTGGAGGTGTTCGCCATCTTCGCCGCGCTCGGCGTCGGGCTGGCGCTGCCCTATCTGCTGATCGCCGCCTTCCCGCGCGCCGCGCGCCTGCTGCCGCGCCCGGGGCGCTGGATGGTGGCGCTGCGCCGGGTGCTGGGCGGGGCGCTGGCCCTGACCGCGCTCTGGCTGCTGTCGGTGCTGGTCGTGCAGGTGGGCGAGGTGCCGGCGCTGGCCGTCGCCGTGCTGATGGGCGGGCTGGTCGCCTCGTTGTGGCTGGGCCGCCGGCTGGCGGAGACGGCGCGCTGGGCCGGGGCGGCGCTGGCCGGGCTGCTCGCCGTGGTCGCCTTCGCGGTGCCCGCCGTCTTCGGCCCCTCGGCCGGGGCGGCTCCGGTGGCCGAGAGCGCGGCGGCGCGCTGGACCGTCTTCGACGAGGCGGCGATCCGCGAGCAGGTGGCCGCCGGTCGGATCGTCTTCGTGGACGTCACCGCCGACTGGTGCATCACCTGCCAGGCGAACAAGAAGCTGGTGCTGAACCGCGGCACCGTCGCGCAGCGGCTGGAGGACGCCGGGACGGTGACCGCCATGCGCGCCGACTGGACCCGCCCGGACGAGTCCATCGCCCGCTATCTTGCCCGACACGGCCGCTATGGCATTCCCTTCAACATCGTCTATGGTCCGGGGGCTCCGGAGGGCATCGCGCTTCCGGAACTGCTGACCGAGGGCGCCGTCCTGGACGCGCTCGACCGGGCATCCGGCAAGATCAAAAGCTGA
- the thrC gene encoding threonine synthase translates to MKYVSTRGQAPVLGFEEVLLAGLARDGGLYVPESWPQFSADEIRAMRGLPYSEIAVRVMLPFLGGAIAEDDFRAIVKDAYASFDHAAVVPLVQLDQRTWVMELFHGPTLAFKDVALQLLGRLFDHVLAKRGERVTIVGATSGDTGSAAIEACRDRQNVDIFILHPKGRTSEVQRRQMTSVLSDNVHNIALHGTFDDCQDLVKALFNDMAFRDRMGLSAVNSINWARIMAQIVYYFAAAVALGAPDRKVAFTVPTGNFGNVYAAYGARAMGLPVERLIVGSNANDILARFFASGTMSAAPVVPTLSPSMDIQISSNFERLLFDLLGRDGAAVQAAMDGFRADGKFAVTDAQLAEAHAIFAAGRADDARTMDVIKEVWEKTGGYQVDPHTAVGIHSAASAPVDPSVPVVVMATAHPAKFPDAVETATGRRPVLPPRLADLYEREERLSELPNDVAAVQEFVVARARAAKEAA, encoded by the coding sequence TTGAAGTACGTCAGCACGCGGGGCCAGGCCCCGGTCCTGGGTTTCGAGGAAGTCCTTCTGGCCGGTCTCGCGCGTGACGGCGGCCTCTATGTCCCGGAAAGCTGGCCGCAGTTCTCGGCCGACGAGATCCGCGCGATGCGCGGGCTTCCCTACAGCGAGATCGCCGTGCGCGTCATGCTGCCCTTCCTGGGCGGCGCCATCGCCGAGGACGACTTCCGCGCCATCGTGAAGGACGCCTACGCCAGCTTCGACCACGCCGCGGTGGTGCCGCTGGTGCAGCTCGACCAGCGCACCTGGGTGATGGAACTGTTCCACGGCCCGACGCTGGCCTTCAAGGACGTGGCGCTGCAGCTGCTCGGCCGCCTGTTCGACCATGTGCTGGCCAAGCGCGGGGAGCGGGTGACCATCGTCGGCGCCACCTCGGGCGACACCGGCTCCGCCGCCATCGAGGCGTGCCGCGACCGCCAGAACGTGGACATCTTCATCCTGCACCCGAAAGGCCGCACGTCGGAGGTGCAGCGCCGCCAGATGACCAGCGTCCTGTCGGACAACGTGCACAACATCGCGCTGCACGGCACCTTCGACGACTGCCAGGATCTGGTGAAGGCGCTGTTCAACGACATGGCCTTCCGCGACCGGATGGGCCTGTCGGCGGTGAACTCGATCAACTGGGCGCGCATCATGGCCCAGATCGTCTATTACTTCGCCGCCGCGGTGGCGCTGGGCGCGCCCGACCGCAAGGTGGCCTTCACCGTTCCCACCGGCAATTTCGGCAACGTCTACGCCGCCTACGGCGCGCGGGCGATGGGCCTGCCGGTGGAGCGGCTGATCGTGGGCTCCAACGCCAACGACATCCTGGCCCGCTTTTTTGCCAGTGGCACCATGTCGGCGGCCCCGGTCGTGCCCACATTGAGTCCCAGCATGGACATCCAGATCTCCTCAAACTTCGAGCGGCTGCTGTTCGACCTGCTGGGCCGCGACGGCGCCGCCGTGCAGGCCGCCATGGACGGCTTCCGCGCCGACGGCAAATTCGCCGTCACCGACGCGCAGCTGGCCGAGGCGCACGCGATCTTCGCGGCGGGCCGCGCCGACGACGCCCGGACCATGGACGTCATCAAGGAGGTCTGGGAGAAGACCGGCGGCTATCAGGTCGATCCGCACACCGCCGTCGGCATCCATTCGGCGGCGAGCGCCCCGGTCGATCCGTCGGTGCCGGTGGTGGTGATGGCCACCGCCCACCCGGCCAAGTTCCCCGACGCGGTGGAGACGGCCACGGGCCGGCGCCCGGTCCTGCCGCCGCGCCTCGCCGACCTCTACGAGCGGGAGGAGCGGCTGTCGGAGCTGCCCAACGACGTGGCGGCGGTCCAGGAGTTCGTCGTCGCCCGCGCCCGCGCCGCCAAGGAGGCCGCATGA
- a CDS encoding GNAT family N-acetyltransferase — MIRLLGSGLISPPSVRLDGPICYIRPPLPRDWREWADLRADSRAFLTPWEPTWPADALTRAAFGRRLRRQAQEWRDDQGYSFLVYDRATDRLVGGLGLTNLRRGVAQMATLGYWVGQPYARNGYMSGATRLVLDFAFGQLGLHRVEAACLPTNAPSRGLLEKVGFTHEGYARGYLRIDGVWRDHVLYAILREEWRG, encoded by the coding sequence ATGATCCGCCTGCTCGGCAGTGGTCTCATCAGCCCGCCGTCGGTCCGGCTCGACGGGCCGATCTGCTACATCCGCCCGCCGCTGCCGCGGGACTGGCGGGAATGGGCCGATCTGCGTGCGGATTCCCGCGCCTTCCTCACCCCCTGGGAGCCGACCTGGCCGGCGGACGCCCTGACCCGCGCCGCCTTCGGGCGGCGGCTGCGGCGGCAGGCCCAGGAGTGGCGCGACGACCAGGGCTACAGCTTCCTCGTCTACGACCGTGCGACCGACCGGCTGGTCGGCGGGCTGGGGCTGACCAACCTGCGGCGCGGCGTGGCCCAGATGGCGACGCTCGGCTATTGGGTGGGGCAGCCCTACGCGCGCAACGGCTACATGTCCGGCGCGACCCGGCTGGTTCTGGATTTCGCCTTCGGGCAGTTGGGGCTGCACCGGGTCGAGGCCGCCTGCCTGCCGACCAACGCGCCCAGCCGCGGCCTGCTGGAAAAGGTCGGCTTCACCCACGAGGGTTACGCGCGCGGGTACCTGCGCATCGACGGGGTGTGGCGGGACCATGTCCTCTACGCCATCCTGCGCGAGGAGTGGCGGGGCTAA
- a CDS encoding homoserine kinase: protein MAVYTEVTDDELNAFIAQYDLGAVLSCKGIAEGVENSNFLLVTERGPYILTLYEKRTRREDLPFFLGLMEHLADKGIACPLPVQGTDGQALRELAGRPAVIVTFLAGMWPRRITPHHCAELGTALARLHLAVADFRMERPNALSLDGWKDLAGKCAPRADEVARDLRATLETELAALEANWPAGLPSGVIHADLFPDNVFFRGDGLSGLIDFYFACNDFLAYDIAICMNAWCFEVDGSFNATKARMLLTSYQKVRPLSPAELAALPWLCRGSALRFLLTRLYDWLNHPPGAFVRPKDPLEYLRKLRFHQTVRGLGDYALDDGGSYQV, encoded by the coding sequence ATGGCCGTATACACCGAAGTCACCGACGACGAGCTGAACGCTTTCATCGCCCAGTACGATCTGGGCGCCGTCCTGTCCTGCAAGGGCATCGCGGAGGGGGTGGAGAATTCCAACTTCCTCCTGGTGACGGAGCGCGGCCCCTACATCCTGACGCTCTACGAGAAGCGCACCCGGCGGGAGGATCTGCCCTTCTTCCTGGGCCTGATGGAGCATCTGGCCGACAAGGGCATCGCCTGCCCGCTGCCGGTCCAGGGAACGGACGGGCAGGCCCTGCGCGAGCTGGCCGGGCGTCCGGCGGTGATCGTCACCTTCCTGGCCGGCATGTGGCCGCGCCGCATCACGCCGCACCACTGCGCGGAACTGGGAACGGCGCTGGCCCGCCTGCATCTGGCCGTCGCCGACTTCCGGATGGAGCGCCCCAACGCCCTGTCGCTGGACGGCTGGAAGGATCTCGCCGGCAAATGCGCGCCGCGCGCCGACGAGGTGGCCCGCGACCTGCGCGCGACGTTGGAGACGGAGCTTGCGGCGTTGGAGGCCAACTGGCCCGCTGGCCTGCCGTCCGGGGTCATCCACGCCGACCTGTTCCCCGACAACGTGTTCTTCCGCGGCGACGGGCTGTCCGGCCTGATCGACTTCTACTTCGCCTGCAACGATTTCCTGGCCTACGACATCGCGATCTGCATGAACGCCTGGTGTTTCGAGGTCGACGGGTCGTTCAACGCCACCAAGGCGCGGATGCTGCTGACCAGCTATCAGAAGGTCCGCCCCCTGTCGCCGGCGGAGTTGGCCGCCCTGCCCTGGCTGTGCCGCGGCAGCGCCCTGCGCTTCCTGCTGACCCGCCTCTACGACTGGCTGAACCATCCGCCGGGAGCCTTCGTGCGCCCGAAGGACCCGTTGGAATATCTGCGCAAGCTGCGCTTCCACCAGACCGTCCGCGGGCTCGGCGACTACGCGCTCGACGACGGCGGCAGCTATCAGGTCTGA
- a CDS encoding YqgE/AlgH family protein, which yields MPHLTKSSDYLTGQLLIAMPGMTDPRFQRTVIYMCAHNEDGAMGLVVNRLFGSVTFEDLLEQLEIEIQEPVANMPVHYGGPVESGRGFVLHSTDYVRDGTLVVDDEVALTATIDILRAISEDRGPRRNILLLGYAGWGPGQLDAEIQANGWLNVPCDESLLFDPELDTKWERSIAKLGVSLSMLSAEAGHA from the coding sequence ATGCCGCACCTGACCAAGTCCTCGGACTATCTGACCGGCCAGTTGCTGATCGCCATGCCGGGCATGACGGACCCGCGTTTTCAGCGGACCGTGATCTACATGTGTGCCCACAACGAAGACGGCGCCATGGGCCTCGTCGTCAATCGCCTGTTCGGGTCGGTCACTTTCGAGGATTTGCTGGAACAGCTCGAGATCGAAATCCAGGAGCCGGTGGCCAACATGCCGGTCCATTATGGCGGGCCTGTGGAGTCCGGGCGCGGATTCGTCCTGCATTCGACCGATTACGTGCGGGACGGCACGCTGGTGGTGGACGACGAGGTGGCGCTGACCGCGACCATCGACATCCTGCGCGCGATTTCCGAGGACCGCGGGCCGCGCCGCAACATCCTGCTGCTCGGCTATGCCGGCTGGGGACCGGGGCAACTGGATGCGGAGATCCAGGCCAACGGCTGGCTGAACGTGCCCTGCGACGAGTCGCTGCTGTTCGATCCCGAACTGGACACCAAATGGGAGCGCTCGATCGCCAAGCTCGGCGTCAGCCTCTCCATGCTGTCGGCGGAAGCCGGGCACGCCTGA